The following proteins are co-located in the Microvirga ossetica genome:
- a CDS encoding sensor histidine kinase: MRSSRPLFSRRSSLPAKLALLAALFVLAVVTVRVLSLDRLAHVDAVSGEVHNRWLDSVRLLGTVNHHIATVRAQEAEALLHRDASGISTSSDDLLRTLNEITQDVERYRSIPHDRDESLAFDSFLKDWTDHGQHAQAIVALAQGGQGDAATALFEGEAHSSFQAAADGLRSLIDLTETKADAARKAAAEAIARAQRFVSDLILAMLVLFVTLTAYLWHSFSRPLLDLAGLMRRLASHDTRFSVPFESRRDEIGDVARSLAVFRRNTIELLESRKSLATQADILAGALEKERALAVEQRNFITTMSHEFRTPLTSIDGHAQRLLATKDQVPPSQIADRAHKIRAAVFRMTSLVVSFTGAMEIASGQAQPRTRRFDLSRMLRDLQGYYREIGMGDILEEEIGDLPQEITGDPELLYYAFSNVISNAFKYSPEGGIVTLVTKVTDACVEITVEDRGVGIPPDEIDRVRERFYRGSNVGTLPGTGVGLYLVDLIVRQHRGSLRIDSEVGRGTRMTVSLPIDGPGPSPREDASEQDLVYRGRRRDGEPSGGGAERARLHS; this comes from the coding sequence ATGCGATCGTCTCGTCCTTTATTTTCTCGACGCAGTTCTCTGCCGGCCAAGCTTGCCCTTCTGGCTGCCCTCTTCGTGCTGGCCGTCGTCACTGTGCGGGTTTTGAGCCTCGATCGGCTTGCCCATGTGGATGCCGTGTCGGGGGAGGTCCACAATCGCTGGCTGGATTCGGTCCGGCTGCTGGGGACGGTGAACCATCACATTGCGACGGTTCGGGCGCAGGAGGCTGAGGCTCTGCTCCACCGTGATGCGTCAGGTATCTCGACCAGCTCAGACGATCTGCTGCGGACTCTCAATGAAATTACGCAAGACGTCGAACGCTATCGCTCGATCCCGCACGATCGTGATGAAAGCCTGGCATTTGACAGCTTCCTGAAGGATTGGACTGATCATGGCCAACATGCGCAAGCAATCGTAGCGTTGGCTCAAGGTGGACAGGGAGACGCGGCGACTGCCCTGTTCGAGGGGGAGGCGCACTCGAGCTTTCAAGCGGCTGCTGACGGTCTTCGCAGCCTGATCGATCTCACCGAGACAAAGGCCGACGCAGCACGCAAGGCTGCAGCCGAAGCGATCGCGCGAGCGCAGCGCTTCGTGTCGGACCTGATCCTTGCCATGCTCGTCCTCTTTGTAACCCTTACCGCCTATCTGTGGCACTCCTTCTCGCGCCCACTTCTCGATCTTGCCGGACTGATGCGGCGCCTCGCTTCCCACGACACGCGTTTCTCGGTCCCGTTCGAGAGCCGGCGAGACGAGATCGGGGATGTGGCACGCTCACTCGCTGTCTTTCGGCGAAACACGATCGAGCTTCTGGAATCGCGCAAGAGCCTCGCAACACAGGCCGACATTCTGGCGGGGGCCCTCGAGAAGGAGCGGGCGCTCGCGGTTGAGCAACGCAACTTCATAACGACTATGTCGCATGAGTTCCGCACGCCGCTGACCAGCATTGATGGCCACGCCCAGCGTCTCCTTGCAACCAAGGACCAAGTCCCTCCGAGCCAGATTGCCGATCGCGCACACAAGATCAGGGCTGCGGTCTTCCGGATGACCAGCCTCGTGGTCAGCTTTACCGGTGCCATGGAGATAGCGAGCGGACAGGCCCAGCCCCGGACACGCCGCTTTGATCTCTCCCGGATGTTGCGCGATCTCCAGGGTTATTATCGCGAGATTGGCATGGGCGATATCCTTGAAGAGGAGATCGGCGATCTGCCTCAAGAAATCACGGGCGACCCGGAACTCCTCTATTACGCTTTCAGCAACGTGATTTCGAATGCCTTCAAATACTCGCCGGAAGGTGGTATTGTTACGCTGGTGACAAAGGTAACGGACGCCTGCGTTGAGATTACAGTTGAGGATCGGGGTGTGGGCATACCACCCGATGAGATCGATCGGGTTCGTGAGCGTTTTTATCGTGGCAGTAACGTCGGCACCCTCCCTGGCACCGGCGTGGGGCTGTATCTTGTCGACCTGATCGTTCGTCAGCATAGGGGCAGCCTCCGAATCGACAGCGAGGTCGGTCGGGGGACACGGATGACGGTGTCGTTGCCGATTGACGGTCCAGGGCCATCACCGCGGGAGGATGCGAGTGAGCAGGATCTTGTGTATCGAGGACGACGACGAGACGGCGAGCCTTCTGGTGGAGGCGCTGAGCGAGCTCGGCTACACAGTTGA
- a CDS encoding efflux RND transporter periplasmic adaptor subunit: protein MAVDRNDRSAKRQPLIPRIVLVLGVATAAIELCAIWLHAEPATSASAQHAVPAIPVQATVVSSQPVDLSLTALGTVQAWNTATVTPQVSGQLTELPFQEGSLVHAGDILVRIDPRPFQAALDQAQAKKAQDAANLAAAQKNLSRDQVLLTKGGFATQQTVDNEQAQVEADKAMIAGDQAAIETSQLNLDFATIKAPFTGIIGLSNIDIGNVVSQSTSIVTITQIEPIAVEFTLPQADLSDVQAAFAQERPAVLVSDQNGKTLRARGSLDVINNEVDSASGTIKLKARFDNKDHKLWPGAFVQVRIVTGTVPDAIAVPSQAVQRGPNGSYVWLVSPDHTVRPQTVALGQIQDERTVITSGLSAGDRIVVAGQYRLTPGARVSETDSAQVAQAHDGQP from the coding sequence ATGGCGGTGGACAGGAACGATCGCTCTGCGAAACGGCAGCCTCTCATTCCTCGCATCGTCCTCGTGCTGGGGGTGGCCACGGCTGCAATAGAGCTGTGCGCGATCTGGCTGCATGCTGAACCGGCCACGTCGGCCTCCGCGCAGCACGCGGTGCCAGCCATTCCCGTCCAGGCGACGGTTGTCAGCTCGCAACCGGTCGACCTTTCGCTGACGGCCCTTGGAACGGTGCAGGCGTGGAACACGGCGACGGTCACGCCGCAAGTCTCGGGTCAATTGACCGAACTTCCGTTCCAGGAGGGTAGTCTCGTCCATGCTGGCGACATCTTGGTGCGCATTGACCCGCGACCATTCCAGGCCGCGCTCGATCAAGCCCAGGCCAAGAAAGCTCAAGATGCCGCCAATCTCGCTGCGGCACAGAAGAATCTTTCACGAGATCAGGTGCTTCTGACCAAGGGCGGCTTTGCAACCCAACAGACGGTCGACAATGAGCAGGCGCAGGTCGAAGCAGACAAAGCCATGATCGCAGGAGACCAAGCTGCCATTGAAACGTCTCAACTCAACCTGGATTTTGCGACGATCAAGGCACCGTTCACCGGCATCATTGGCCTGAGCAACATAGACATTGGCAATGTTGTTTCGCAAAGCACCAGTATTGTTACGATCACCCAGATCGAGCCGATTGCGGTCGAGTTCACCCTTCCTCAGGCTGACCTGAGTGACGTTCAGGCCGCATTCGCTCAAGAAAGGCCCGCGGTTCTTGTTTCCGATCAAAACGGCAAGACCCTGCGGGCGCGCGGCAGCCTCGATGTTATTAACAACGAGGTCGACTCGGCCAGCGGAACGATCAAGCTCAAGGCACGCTTCGACAACAAGGACCACAAGCTCTGGCCCGGGGCCTTCGTGCAGGTCCGGATTGTCACAGGAACTGTGCCAGATGCCATTGCTGTGCCCTCGCAGGCGGTCCAGCGTGGTCCGAACGGTTCCTATGTTTGGCTGGTTTCTCCCGACCATACCGTGCGGCCACAAACGGTTGCGCTCGGACAGATCCAGGACGAACGGACCGTGATCACGAGCGGACTTTCGGCGGGCGACCGGATCGTCGTTGCGGGACAGTACCGTCTCACCCCAGGAGCTCGCGTGAGCGAGACCGACTCCGCGCAGGTCGCTCAAGCCCACGACGGCCAGCCATGA
- a CDS encoding efflux RND transporter permease subunit, protein MNLSAPFIRRPVATSLLMLAIAIIGMAAYPLLPVAPLPTVDFPTIQVSASLPGASPEVMASAVATPLEKQLGIIPGVTQLTSSSSLGNSQITVQFDLGRNIDAAAQDVQAAITAASGQLPQTLPSPPTYRKVNPADPPILVLSVRSDTVPLTQVDDYAENMLALQISQMPGVAQVSIGGQQQPAVRVQVDPAKLGEKGLTLDDVRGVIAEATVDAAKGTLRGPTQSFTIYDNDQLTKAAPYNDLVIAYRNGAPIRIRDIGQAVDGPADTTLAAWINGQRAIALIVSKQPGANVIDTVDRVKAELPRLRASIPPSVAVTPAVDRTTTIRASVSDVQFTLILTMILVVLVIFVFLRNLRSTIIPGLAVPLSIIGTFAVMYALGYSLDNLSLMGLTIAVGFVVDDAIVVLENIERHMEEGLPPLQAALTGAGEIGFTVLSISLSLVAVFIPLLFMSGLVGRLLREFAVTVTVSILVSLIVSLTLTPMLASRFLKPKRPSTEQSRLYRASERAFEALIRGYARTLDVVLQHRRLTLLGFAATVAATAWLFVTIPKGFFPIQDTGFIIGQTQAAPDVSPSEMARLQQALAGVVSKDPDVAQVVSMIGGSRTVNEGLIYASLKPLDQGRASAMEIVNRLRPQLAQVQGAQLIMQPAQDITVGGRQSKGLFQYTLQGEQADELSTWTQRLFTSLRNVPQITDLSTDQEANGPTVTLTIDRDTAARFGIQPAAIDAVLADAFSQQQVTQFFTQLNTYKVILEVLPSMQGTLETLSKLYIPALTNGQPVPLSSLVSLDTQPVAPLTFTHQGSFPAVTFSFNLAPGASLSDAVDAVQAARAAIGLPPSIVGSFQGNAQAFQDSLASEPFLIVAALFVIYVLLGVLYESYIHPLTILSTLPSAGLGALLMLSVFHIDFTIISLIGLILLIGIVKKNGIMMVDFALHAEREEGLPPVDAIRKACLLRFRPILMTTVCAILGGLPLMLAHGTGSELRQPLGYAIVGGLALSQILTLFSTPVIYLALDRFRVRPMRERQSFAPAE, encoded by the coding sequence ATGAACCTGTCTGCTCCGTTTATCCGCCGCCCAGTCGCGACCTCGCTGTTGATGTTGGCAATCGCCATCATCGGCATGGCGGCCTACCCATTGCTGCCAGTGGCACCATTACCGACTGTGGATTTCCCGACGATCCAAGTTTCAGCCTCGCTGCCGGGAGCCAGCCCGGAGGTCATGGCGTCGGCAGTCGCAACTCCGCTGGAGAAGCAACTCGGCATCATTCCCGGCGTGACGCAGCTCACCTCATCCAGCAGCCTCGGCAACAGCCAGATCACAGTGCAGTTTGACCTGGGCCGTAACATTGATGCAGCCGCCCAGGATGTGCAGGCTGCCATCACGGCCGCCTCGGGCCAGCTTCCGCAAACCTTGCCGAGCCCCCCGACCTACCGGAAAGTCAATCCGGCGGATCCACCTATCCTCGTGCTCAGCGTTCGCTCCGATACCGTCCCGCTTACGCAGGTCGATGATTATGCGGAGAACATGCTCGCGCTGCAGATCTCGCAAATGCCGGGTGTCGCCCAGGTCTCGATTGGCGGGCAGCAACAACCGGCCGTGCGTGTCCAGGTCGATCCGGCGAAACTGGGCGAAAAGGGTCTCACGCTCGACGATGTTCGCGGCGTGATCGCTGAGGCGACAGTCGATGCCGCCAAGGGTACCCTGCGCGGTCCGACGCAAAGCTTCACCATCTACGACAATGACCAACTGACCAAAGCCGCGCCTTACAATGACCTGGTCATCGCCTACCGGAACGGCGCTCCGATCCGCATCCGCGATATTGGCCAGGCCGTGGATGGCCCGGCCGACACGACCCTGGCCGCCTGGATCAATGGTCAGCGCGCCATCGCGCTGATCGTCTCCAAGCAGCCGGGAGCCAACGTGATCGACACCGTCGACCGGGTCAAGGCCGAGCTGCCGCGCCTGCGGGCCAGTATTCCGCCAAGCGTCGCGGTGACCCCGGCTGTCGACCGCACGACCACCATCCGCGCCTCGGTCAGCGACGTGCAGTTCACGCTCATTCTAACGATGATTCTCGTGGTCCTGGTGATCTTCGTATTTTTGCGCAACCTGCGCTCGACGATCATTCCAGGGCTGGCCGTTCCCCTCTCCATTATCGGCACCTTCGCAGTCATGTATGCGTTGGGCTATAGTCTCGACAATCTCTCGCTCATGGGGTTGACGATTGCGGTCGGCTTCGTGGTCGACGATGCCATCGTGGTGCTTGAGAATATCGAACGACATATGGAGGAGGGCCTCCCTCCGCTACAAGCTGCGCTGACAGGCGCTGGCGAGATCGGTTTCACGGTACTCTCGATCAGCCTGTCACTCGTCGCCGTCTTCATCCCGCTGCTGTTCATGAGCGGCCTCGTCGGACGCCTTCTCCGCGAGTTCGCTGTGACTGTCACCGTCTCGATCTTGGTGTCACTCATCGTTTCATTGACTTTGACGCCCATGCTGGCGAGCCGATTTCTGAAGCCGAAACGCCCCTCGACAGAGCAGAGCCGCCTCTATCGGGCCAGCGAGCGCGCGTTCGAGGCGCTTATCCGCGGCTACGCGAGAACGCTAGACGTGGTGCTACAGCACCGAAGGCTGACGCTGCTCGGCTTCGCTGCGACAGTCGCGGCGACCGCATGGCTTTTCGTGACAATTCCAAAAGGTTTCTTCCCGATCCAGGATACAGGCTTCATCATAGGCCAGACACAGGCGGCACCGGACGTCTCCCCCAGCGAGATGGCCCGCCTGCAGCAGGCACTGGCTGGCGTTGTCTCCAAGGATCCGGATGTTGCGCAGGTGGTCTCGATGATCGGCGGATCTCGCACGGTCAACGAAGGACTGATCTATGCAAGTCTGAAGCCGCTCGACCAAGGCCGCGCCAGCGCCATGGAAATCGTGAATCGCTTGCGACCACAGCTTGCCCAGGTACAGGGCGCTCAACTCATCATGCAACCGGCCCAAGACATCACCGTCGGGGGCCGCCAGTCGAAGGGACTGTTCCAGTACACGCTCCAGGGTGAGCAGGCCGATGAACTGAGCACATGGACGCAACGGCTCTTCACGAGCCTTCGCAATGTTCCGCAGATCACCGACCTCTCGACCGATCAGGAGGCGAACGGGCCGACGGTTACCCTCACGATCGACCGCGACACCGCCGCCCGCTTCGGCATTCAGCCGGCCGCGATCGACGCCGTCCTGGCGGATGCCTTCAGTCAGCAACAGGTCACGCAGTTCTTCACTCAGTTGAACACCTACAAGGTCATCCTTGAGGTTCTGCCGAGCATGCAGGGAACACTGGAAACGCTCTCCAAGCTCTACATCCCGGCCCTCACGAACGGCCAGCCAGTGCCTCTCTCAAGCCTTGTGTCCCTCGACACCCAGCCGGTTGCTCCCCTGACGTTCACACATCAAGGCAGTTTCCCGGCCGTAACGTTCTCGTTCAATTTAGCTCCCGGCGCCTCGCTCAGCGATGCCGTGGATGCGGTTCAGGCGGCGCGGGCCGCTATCGGCCTTCCTCCATCCATCGTAGGATCCTTCCAGGGCAACGCGCAGGCCTTCCAAGACTCTCTGGCGAGCGAGCCTTTCCTCATTGTCGCAGCCCTGTTCGTGATTTACGTGCTTCTCGGCGTTCTTTACGAAAGCTACATTCACCCCCTTACGATCCTGTCCACTCTACCCTCGGCGGGACTCGGCGCACTGCTAATGCTGTCTGTGTTCCATATCGATTTCACGATCATCAGCCTGATCGGTCTCATCCTCCTCATTGGCATCGTGAAGAAGAACGGGATCATGATGGTGGACTTCGCACTCCACGCAGAGCGCGAAGAGGGACTGCCGCCGGTCGATGCGATCCGTAAAGCTTGCCTGTTGCGCTTCCGCCCGATCCTGATGACGACCGTCTGCGCCATTCTGGGTGGGTTGCCGCTCATGCTGGCGCACGGGACTGGATCGGAGTTGCGCCAGCCACTCGGCTATGCCATCGTCGGCGGCCTCGCCCTGAGCCAAATCCTGACTCTTTTCTCGACGCCCGTCATCTACCTTGCCCTGGATCGATTCCGGGTGCGACCAATGCGGGAACGCCAAAGCTTTGCTCCGGCAGAGTAG
- the rpoH gene encoding RNA polymerase sigma factor RpoH → MGLRLSAPIPFPANEGGLSRYLDEIRRFPMLEPHEEYMLAKSWREHGDREAAHKLVTSHLRLVAKIAMGYRGYGLPIGEVVSEGNVGLMQAVKRFEPDKGFRLATYAMWWIKAAIQEYILRSWSLVKMGTTANQKKLFFNLRKAKGRISAFEEGDLHPDHVKQIATQLGVTEQDVVDMNRRLGGDSSLNSPLRDEGEGGGEWQDWLVDHGQSQEQVLVEEEEGQNRLKALRGALSVLNPRERRIFEARRLSDDPITLEELSTEFGVSRERVRQIEVRAFEKIQEAVKKNLTQIERDRSKIQGSHGSHVLR, encoded by the coding sequence ATGGGCCTGAGACTGTCAGCGCCTATTCCGTTTCCTGCCAATGAAGGAGGCCTTTCGCGCTATCTCGACGAGATCCGTCGCTTCCCCATGCTCGAGCCGCATGAGGAATACATGCTCGCCAAAAGCTGGCGCGAGCATGGAGATCGCGAGGCCGCTCACAAGCTCGTGACGTCCCACCTGCGCCTGGTCGCCAAGATCGCCATGGGCTATCGCGGCTACGGCCTGCCGATCGGCGAGGTGGTTTCCGAAGGCAATGTCGGCCTGATGCAGGCCGTCAAGCGCTTCGAGCCCGACAAGGGCTTCCGCCTCGCCACATATGCCATGTGGTGGATCAAGGCGGCGATTCAAGAATACATCCTGCGATCCTGGTCCCTCGTGAAGATGGGCACCACCGCGAACCAGAAGAAGCTGTTCTTCAACCTGCGCAAGGCCAAGGGCCGCATCTCCGCCTTCGAGGAAGGCGACCTGCACCCCGACCACGTCAAGCAGATCGCCACCCAGCTCGGTGTGACCGAGCAGGATGTGGTGGACATGAACCGCAGGCTTGGCGGTGATTCTTCGCTCAATTCGCCACTGCGCGATGAAGGCGAAGGCGGTGGCGAATGGCAGGACTGGCTCGTCGACCATGGCCAGAGCCAGGAACAGGTGCTCGTCGAGGAGGAGGAAGGCCAGAACAGGCTGAAGGCTCTTCGCGGCGCGCTCTCCGTGCTCAACCCACGCGAGCGCCGCATCTTCGAGGCTAGGCGTCTCTCGGACGACCCGATCACCCTGGAGGAGCTCTCCACCGAGTTCGGCGTCTCCCGCGAGCGCGTCCGCCAGATCGAGGTTCGCGCCTTCGAGAAGATCCAAGAGGCGGTCAAGAAGAACCTGACCCAGATCGAGCGCGATAGGTCGAAGATTCAGGGAAGTCATGGATCCCACGTTTTGAGATAG
- a CDS encoding family 1 glycosylhydrolase: MTALWFMFATGIENSYPTIRNGSVRIDEMEKCGHYQYWREDFELLRELGIHYLRYGPPIHHVWLGPNRYDWIFPDDTFGMIKALDVVPIVDLCHFGVPGWIGNFQNPDFPELFADYARSFAQRFPWVQLYTPVNEMFVCATFSAAYGWWNEQLASDQAFVTALKHIVKANVLAMAAILEVRPDAIFIQSESTEYFHADEPEAIRSAEIMNAKRFLSLDLNYGRRVDSEMYEFLMDSGMTREEYHFFLTYQLRQHCIMGNDYYATNEHRVARDGRSWASGEIFGYAEITRQYYDRYRIPIMHTETNLAQGATGEEAIIWLQKEWANVLRVRNSGIPIVGFTWYSLTDQVDWDVALREEHGRVNPLGLYDLDRNIRPVGRAYQQLIQRWRRVLPTQSVCLTVPVIRPSQFDSAHTASQVEKALDLTQGISTTQAIPGHAG; encoded by the coding sequence ATGACAGCGCTCTGGTTCATGTTCGCCACGGGGATCGAGAACAGCTATCCGACCATCAGGAACGGCAGCGTCCGCATCGACGAGATGGAGAAGTGTGGACATTATCAGTATTGGCGAGAGGACTTCGAGCTACTGCGGGAACTTGGTATCCACTATCTACGTTACGGACCACCAATTCACCATGTATGGCTTGGTCCCAATCGGTATGACTGGATCTTTCCGGATGACACCTTCGGGATGATCAAAGCTCTCGATGTAGTGCCAATTGTCGATCTCTGCCACTTCGGCGTGCCGGGTTGGATCGGCAACTTCCAGAACCCTGACTTTCCTGAGCTCTTTGCCGACTATGCAAGATCCTTCGCGCAACGGTTCCCCTGGGTTCAACTTTACACACCTGTGAACGAGATGTTCGTCTGCGCGACCTTCTCGGCCGCGTATGGGTGGTGGAATGAGCAGCTCGCGAGTGATCAGGCGTTTGTGACAGCACTCAAGCACATCGTCAAAGCAAATGTTCTGGCCATGGCGGCGATTCTCGAGGTCCGGCCGGATGCCATATTCATCCAGAGTGAATCGACCGAGTACTTCCATGCCGATGAACCGGAGGCCATCAGGTCGGCTGAAATTATGAACGCGAAGCGATTCCTGTCACTTGACCTCAACTATGGCCGCCGGGTCGACTCGGAGATGTACGAGTTTTTGATGGATAGCGGCATGACACGCGAGGAATATCATTTCTTCCTTACCTACCAGCTGCGGCAGCACTGCATCATGGGCAACGACTACTACGCTACGAATGAACACAGGGTTGCTCGGGACGGGCGGAGCTGGGCGTCAGGGGAGATATTCGGGTATGCTGAGATCACGCGGCAATACTACGATCGGTATCGCATTCCAATCATGCATACGGAGACGAACCTTGCGCAGGGTGCGACAGGCGAGGAGGCTATCATTTGGCTGCAAAAGGAATGGGCCAATGTTCTGCGGGTTCGCAACAGTGGCATACCGATTGTCGGCTTCACCTGGTACTCATTGACGGACCAAGTCGACTGGGACGTTGCCTTGCGCGAGGAGCATGGTCGGGTAAACCCGCTCGGCCTCTATGATCTTGACCGGAATATTCGTCCCGTCGGAAGAGCCTATCAGCAGCTGATCCAACGGTGGCGGCGGGTCCTGCCGACTCAAAGCGTGTGTCTGACGGTACCGGTGATCCGACCGAGCCAATTCGACAGTGCGCACACAGCGTCCCAGGTGGAGAAGGCCCTCGACCTTACCCAAGGGATATCCACCACGCAGGCCATCCCGGGTCATGCAGGATGA